A stretch of Pseudomonas sp. LS.1a DNA encodes these proteins:
- a CDS encoding primosomal protein N' → MSDVILRLALPSPLRRLFDYKAPASMARQTLTPGMRIRVPFGRREMIGVLVEVCEQSEVPADKLKPASALLDPVSPIPPSLFKLCLWTAQYYQHSLGDTLSWALPTLLRQGEPAEMRQERFWHVAPGARLEDPRIARAPRQRDALKTLAQHPHGVAHSLLAKLNLNKDSLDLLLAKDLVQIEVRRHLPTLRHEHWLAQPELPLNEEQRDAFDAVCEGFGGFGAFLLAGVTGSGKTEVYLQLIRETLEAGKQALVLIPEINLGPQTLARFEQRFNARIALLHSAVNDRERLDAWLAARDGEADIIIGTRSALFTPMKNPGLIIIDEEHDGSYKQQEGLRYHARDLALVRAHQENIPILLGSATPSLETLHNALTGRYRLLRMNQRAGGARPPRMLRLDVKSLPLDSGISGPLQQAIRQTLEAGQQVLVFLNRRGFAPTLLCHDCGWLSECPRCDARMTVHQRSGVLRCHHCGYDERLPQQCPQCNHVDLRPVGAGTERAEERLKVLFPDYPILRVDRDSTARKDAMHNLFSTIQRGQPSILVGTQMLAKGHHFPRVTLVAILDADGGLFSGDFRASERMAQLIVQVAGRAGRAEEPGKVIIQTHLADHPLLVQLTEQGYFAFAEQALDERRAAGLPPYSHLALLRAEAHKPGQAEGFLDEACAAAERLVAEQQLPGIELLGPVPAPMERRAGRFRAQLLIQANTRAPLHRLISAWLLVLEQMPSGRQVRWSLDVDPVDLY, encoded by the coding sequence GTGTCCGACGTCATCCTGCGCCTTGCCCTGCCCTCTCCGCTGCGTCGCCTGTTCGACTACAAGGCGCCGGCAAGCATGGCGCGCCAGACCCTGACCCCGGGCATGCGCATTCGCGTGCCATTCGGCCGCCGCGAAATGATCGGCGTGCTGGTGGAGGTGTGCGAGCAGAGCGAAGTGCCCGCCGACAAGCTAAAGCCGGCCAGCGCCCTGCTCGACCCGGTGTCGCCGATCCCGCCGTCGCTATTCAAATTGTGCCTGTGGACCGCCCAGTACTACCAGCACAGCCTGGGCGACACGCTGAGCTGGGCCTTGCCAACCCTGTTGCGCCAGGGTGAACCCGCCGAAATGCGCCAGGAGCGCTTCTGGCACGTCGCCCCCGGCGCCCGCCTGGAAGACCCGCGCATCGCCCGCGCACCACGCCAGCGCGATGCCCTCAAGACCCTGGCCCAGCACCCGCACGGTGTGGCCCACAGCCTGCTGGCCAAGCTCAACCTGAACAAGGACAGCCTCGACCTGCTGCTGGCCAAGGACCTGGTGCAGATCGAGGTCCGCCGCCACCTGCCGACGCTGCGCCATGAACACTGGCTGGCCCAGCCGGAACTACCGCTCAACGAAGAGCAACGCGACGCCTTCGACGCCGTATGCGAAGGCTTTGGCGGCTTTGGTGCCTTCCTGCTGGCCGGTGTCACCGGCAGCGGCAAGACCGAGGTGTACCTGCAGCTGATCCGCGAAACCCTCGAAGCCGGCAAGCAGGCCCTGGTACTGATCCCGGAGATCAACCTCGGCCCGCAGACCCTGGCCCGCTTCGAGCAACGCTTCAACGCCCGCATCGCCCTGCTGCATTCGGCGGTGAACGACCGCGAGCGCCTGGATGCCTGGCTGGCCGCCCGGGATGGCGAGGCCGACATCATCATCGGCACCCGCTCGGCGCTGTTCACGCCGATGAAGAACCCCGGCCTGATCATCATCGACGAGGAGCACGACGGTTCCTATAAACAGCAGGAAGGCTTGCGCTACCACGCCCGCGACCTGGCGCTGGTGCGCGCCCACCAGGAAAACATCCCGATCCTGCTCGGTTCTGCCACGCCATCGCTGGAAACCCTGCACAACGCCCTGACCGGTCGCTACCGCCTGCTGCGCATGAACCAGCGCGCCGGCGGCGCCCGCCCGCCGCGCATGCTGCGTCTGGATGTGAAGAGCCTGCCGCTGGACAGCGGCATCAGCGGTCCGCTGCAGCAGGCCATCCGCCAGACCCTGGAGGCGGGCCAGCAAGTGCTGGTGTTCCTCAACCGCCGCGGCTTCGCCCCGACCTTGCTGTGCCACGATTGCGGCTGGCTGTCCGAATGCCCGCGCTGCGATGCACGCATGACCGTGCACCAGCGCTCCGGCGTGCTGCGCTGCCACCATTGCGGCTATGACGAGCGCCTGCCGCAGCAGTGCCCGCAGTGCAACCACGTTGACCTGCGCCCGGTCGGTGCCGGCACCGAGCGCGCCGAAGAGCGCCTGAAAGTGCTGTTCCCGGATTACCCGATCCTGCGCGTGGACCGCGACAGCACGGCACGCAAGGACGCCATGCACAACCTGTTCAGCACCATCCAGCGCGGCCAGCCGAGCATCCTTGTCGGCACCCAGATGCTCGCCAAGGGCCACCACTTCCCGCGGGTGACCCTGGTGGCCATCCTCGATGCCGATGGCGGGCTGTTCTCCGGCGATTTCCGCGCCAGCGAACGCATGGCGCAACTGATCGTGCAGGTTGCCGGGCGAGCCGGGCGGGCCGAAGAACCCGGCAAGGTCATCATCCAGACCCACCTGGCCGACCATCCGCTGCTGGTGCAGCTTACCGAGCAGGGCTACTTCGCCTTCGCCGAGCAGGCCCTGGACGAACGCCGCGCCGCCGGGCTGCCGCCTTACTCGCACCTGGCACTGCTGCGCGCCGAAGCGCACAAGCCCGGCCAGGCCGAAGGTTTCCTCGACGAGGCCTGTGCCGCCGCCGAGCGCCTGGTGGCCGAACAGCAGCTGCCTGGCATCGAGCTGCTGGGGCCGGTACCGGCCCCCATGGAGCGCCGCGCCGGGCGCTTCCGCGCGCAATTGTTGATACAGGCCAATACGCGGGCGCCTTTGCATCGACTGATCAGCGCCTGGTTGCTAGTGTTGGAGCAGATGCCGAGCGGGCGCCAGGTGCGTTGGTCGCTGGATGTCGACCCGGTAGACCTGTACTGA
- the argS gene encoding arginine--tRNA ligase yields the protein MKDTIRQLIQQALTQLVTDGVLPEGLSPAIQVENARDKTHGDFASNIAMMLAKPAGMKPRDLAEKLINALPASADISKVEIAGPGFLNFFQNTDALANRLDAALADAHLGARKAGPAQKVVIDMSAPNLAKEMHVGHLRSTIIGDSVARVLEFLGDDVIRQNHVGDWGTQFGMLLAYLEENPITSDELSDLENFYRAAKKRFDESEEFATRARGLVVKLQAGDADCMALWTRFKDISLSHCQKTYELLNVKLTMADVMGESAYNDDLANVVADLKAKGLLVEDQGAQCVFLDEFKNSEGEPLPVIVQKADGGYLYATTDLAAVRYRSNVLKADRALYFVDQRQALHFNQVFEVARRAGFVGHPMQMEHMGFGTMNGADGRPFKTRDGGTVKLIDLLTEAKERAYALVKEKNPSLADEELRHIGEVVGIGAVKYADLSKHRTSDYSFNFELMLNFEGNTAPYLLYAYTRVAGVFRKLGKGFDEVEGNIVLQAAHEQDLAARLAQFGEILNNVADKGTPHVLCSYLYDLAGLFSSFYENCPILAADTPEQQQSRLRLAALTGRTLKQGLELLGLETLERM from the coding sequence ATGAAAGACACCATTCGCCAGCTGATCCAGCAAGCCCTCACCCAACTCGTCACCGACGGTGTGCTGCCTGAAGGGCTGTCGCCGGCGATCCAGGTGGAAAACGCCCGGGACAAGACCCACGGCGACTTTGCCAGCAACATCGCCATGATGCTGGCCAAGCCGGCCGGCATGAAGCCGCGCGACCTGGCCGAGAAACTGATCAATGCCCTGCCGGCCAGCGCCGACATCAGCAAGGTCGAGATCGCCGGCCCCGGCTTCCTCAACTTCTTCCAGAACACCGACGCCCTGGCCAACCGCCTGGATGCTGCACTGGCCGACGCCCACCTGGGCGCGCGCAAGGCCGGCCCTGCGCAAAAGGTGGTGATCGACATGTCGGCACCCAACCTGGCCAAGGAGATGCACGTCGGCCACCTGCGTTCGACCATCATCGGTGACAGTGTGGCGCGCGTGCTGGAGTTTCTCGGTGATGACGTGATCCGCCAGAACCACGTGGGCGACTGGGGCACCCAGTTCGGCATGCTGCTGGCTTACCTGGAAGAAAACCCGATCACCAGCGACGAGCTGTCGGACCTGGAAAACTTCTACCGTGCCGCCAAGAAGCGCTTCGACGAATCCGAAGAATTCGCCACCCGCGCCCGCGGCCTGGTGGTCAAGCTGCAGGCCGGCGACGCGGACTGCATGGCCCTGTGGACGCGCTTCAAGGACATTTCACTGTCGCACTGCCAGAAAACCTACGAGCTGCTCAACGTCAAGCTGACCATGGCCGACGTGATGGGTGAAAGCGCCTACAACGACGACCTGGCCAACGTGGTTGCCGACCTCAAGGCCAAGGGCCTGCTGGTCGAAGACCAGGGCGCCCAGTGCGTGTTCCTCGACGAGTTCAAGAACAGCGAAGGCGAACCACTGCCGGTAATCGTGCAGAAGGCCGACGGCGGCTACCTGTACGCCACCACCGACCTGGCCGCCGTGCGCTACCGCAGCAACGTGCTCAAGGCGGACCGCGCCCTGTACTTCGTCGACCAGCGCCAGGCCCTGCACTTCAACCAGGTGTTCGAAGTTGCACGCCGCGCAGGCTTCGTCGGCCACCCGATGCAAATGGAACACATGGGCTTCGGCACCATGAACGGCGCCGACGGCCGCCCGTTCAAGACCCGTGACGGCGGCACCGTGAAGCTGATCGACCTGCTCACCGAGGCCAAGGAGCGCGCCTACGCGCTGGTCAAGGAAAAGAACCCGAGCCTGGCCGACGAAGAACTGCGCCACATCGGTGAAGTGGTGGGCATTGGCGCGGTGAAGTACGCCGACCTGTCCAAGCACCGCACCAGCGACTACAGCTTCAACTTCGAACTGATGCTCAACTTCGAAGGCAACACCGCGCCTTACCTGTTGTACGCCTACACCCGCGTGGCCGGCGTGTTCCGCAAGCTGGGCAAGGGCTTCGATGAAGTCGAAGGCAACATCGTGCTGCAGGCTGCCCACGAGCAGGACCTGGCCGCGCGCCTGGCGCAGTTTGGCGAAATCCTCAACAACGTCGCCGACAAGGGCACGCCGCACGTGCTGTGCAGCTACCTGTACGACCTGGCCGGCCTGTTCTCCAGCTTCTACGAGAACTGCCCGATTCTGGCTGCCGATACCCCGGAGCAACAACAGAGCCGCCTGCGCCTGGCAGCCCTGACTGGCCGCACCCTCAAGCAAGGTCTGGAACTGCTCGGCCTGGAAACCCTGGAGCGCATGTAA
- a CDS encoding SPOR domain-containing protein, which yields MAAKKKPAPKRGASRQTAPAKQPIPGWVWLAVGLTVGAFIVFLMKLEPGGEDIKRTKPEQQKAEKVAEAGKPAQATPQQPVKPKYDFYTLLPESEVIVPPEAVPEKTPPVPAQPVTPVTPAEAAKIDTARAQAALMGQTPPPAPPVIKPAATTQFFLQAGSFRKQADADKVRAQIILLGQAVKVESGTVKDETWYRVLVGPFSNREQLTGAQKQLAGAGFSNLLLQQRQTRQ from the coding sequence TTGGCTGCCAAGAAAAAACCCGCACCCAAACGCGGCGCCAGCCGCCAGACGGCGCCGGCCAAGCAGCCGATTCCCGGTTGGGTATGGCTGGCGGTCGGCCTGACCGTAGGCGCGTTCATCGTGTTCCTGATGAAACTCGAGCCCGGTGGCGAAGACATCAAGCGCACCAAGCCTGAGCAGCAGAAGGCGGAGAAAGTGGCCGAAGCCGGCAAGCCGGCGCAGGCCACCCCGCAGCAGCCGGTAAAGCCGAAGTATGACTTCTACACGCTGCTGCCGGAGTCCGAGGTGATCGTGCCGCCGGAGGCCGTGCCAGAGAAAACGCCTCCAGTACCGGCCCAACCGGTAACTCCGGTGACACCGGCCGAAGCGGCGAAGATCGACACGGCGCGCGCCCAGGCAGCGCTGATGGGGCAGACTCCGCCACCGGCACCACCGGTGATCAAGCCGGCGGCGACCACCCAGTTCTTCCTGCAGGCAGGCTCGTTCCGCAAGCAGGCCGATGCCGACAAGGTGCGCGCGCAGATCATTCTGCTGGGCCAGGCAGTGAAGGTAGAGTCGGGCACGGTCAAGGACGAAACCTGGTACCGCGTACTGGTGGGCCCGTTCAGCAACCGTGAGCAGCTTACCGGGGCGCAGAAACAGTTGGCCGGGGCAGGTTTCAGCAACCTGTTGCTGCAGCAGCGGCAGACCCGTCAGTAA
- a CDS encoding NINE protein, translating into MNSYQQGAPFHDTHSKTIGYLLWIFGFTGSHRFYYGKPVTGTIWFFTLGLLGIGWLIDLFLIPSMDREADLRFQSGRVDYNIAWILLTFLGVFGLHRLYQGKWVTAIIYFFTGGLFLVGVLYDFWTLNSQVSEVNAGRR; encoded by the coding sequence ATGAACAGTTATCAACAGGGGGCGCCGTTTCACGACACCCACAGCAAGACCATTGGCTATCTGCTATGGATTTTCGGCTTTACCGGGTCGCATCGCTTCTATTACGGCAAGCCCGTCACCGGCACCATCTGGTTCTTCACCCTGGGCCTGCTGGGCATCGGCTGGTTGATCGACCTTTTCCTGATCCCGTCCATGGACCGTGAAGCCGACCTGAGGTTCCAGTCCGGGCGCGTTGACTACAACATCGCCTGGATCCTGCTGACCTTCCTCGGGGTGTTTGGCCTGCACCGGCTGTACCAGGGCAAGTGGGTGACCGCGATCATCTACTTCTTTACCGGCGGGCTGTTCCTGGTGGGGGTGCTGTATGACTTCTGGACGCTGAACAGCCAGGTTTCCGAGGTGAACGCAGGCCGCCGTTGA
- a CDS encoding C40 family peptidase, with protein sequence MPPLLKTWLTLCLLLPLAAHATNREQRLPNGFTGYTTNASVRHAPVKQTALRTRPGNAASSSRGVPGMPIAAMSPKQSSDVLSRAVNVLGTPYVWGGSSPKKGFDCSGLVKYAFNDVADVDLPRTSNAMAQGHGVKVAKGDLKPGDLIFFNIKSRRVNHVAIYLGNDRFIHAPRRGKRVSIDTLSKPYWQKHYVVAKRVLPKEQQQLNLAKR encoded by the coding sequence ATGCCGCCTTTACTCAAGACATGGCTGACCCTCTGCCTATTATTGCCCCTGGCCGCCCACGCCACCAATCGTGAGCAACGTCTTCCCAATGGTTTCACCGGCTATACCACCAACGCCTCGGTGAGACACGCACCGGTCAAGCAGACCGCGCTGCGCACCCGCCCAGGCAATGCTGCCAGCAGCAGCCGCGGCGTGCCCGGCATGCCGATCGCTGCCATGTCGCCGAAGCAGAGCAGCGATGTGCTCAGCCGTGCGGTGAATGTGCTCGGCACCCCTTATGTCTGGGGTGGCAGCAGCCCGAAGAAAGGCTTCGACTGCAGCGGGCTGGTCAAATACGCCTTCAACGACGTCGCCGACGTCGACCTGCCGCGCACCTCCAATGCCATGGCCCAGGGCCACGGCGTGAAGGTGGCCAAGGGTGACCTCAAGCCAGGTGACCTGATCTTCTTCAACATCAAGAGCCGCCGGGTGAACCACGTTGCCATCTACCTGGGCAACGACCGCTTCATCCATGCACCACGCCGTGGCAAGCGGGTAAGCATCGACACCCTGAGCAAGCCTTACTGGCAGAAGCATTACGTAGTGGCCAAGCGGGTGCTGCCGAAAGAACAACAGCAGCTGAACCTGGCCAAGCGCTGA
- a CDS encoding type IV pilus twitching motility protein PilT: MDVTDLLARAVDAGACDLHLAAGQIPMLRLDGELQRMALPALCSAALIEGLAPMLGEDQRRQWAQGDELDLALELPALGRFRLNLFRQLHGPAATFRLIPGRIATLDELDLRDVFQAVAQCSDGLILVGGPTGSGKSSTLATLLDQLNRDRALHIITLEDPVEVIHSSQRSLVNQREIGRHCGGFAQGLRSALRQDPDVIMIGELRDLETIRLALRAAETGHLVLATVHTRSAVNSIDRLVEVFAAEEKPLVRAMLAESLRLVVAQVLVRRAGGGRVAAREVLVVTPAVRNLVREGRMAQLCSVMQTGGADGMRTMEGAMRGLKERGLISDL, encoded by the coding sequence ATGGATGTGACCGACCTGTTGGCCCGGGCTGTAGATGCGGGGGCTTGCGACCTGCACCTGGCAGCGGGGCAGATACCGATGTTGCGCCTGGATGGCGAGCTGCAGCGCATGGCCCTGCCGGCCTTGTGCTCGGCCGCCTTGATCGAGGGGCTGGCACCCATGTTGGGTGAAGACCAGCGCCGGCAATGGGCCCAGGGTGATGAGCTGGACCTGGCGCTGGAACTGCCTGCGCTCGGGCGCTTTCGGCTGAACCTGTTTCGCCAGTTGCATGGCCCTGCCGCCACCTTTCGCCTGATCCCGGGGCGCATCGCCACGCTCGATGAACTCGACCTGAGGGATGTGTTTCAAGCTGTTGCGCAGTGCAGTGATGGCTTGATCCTGGTGGGTGGGCCGACCGGCAGCGGCAAGTCCAGCACCCTGGCGACGCTACTGGACCAGCTGAACCGTGATCGGGCACTGCATATCATTACCCTCGAAGACCCTGTCGAAGTTATCCACAGCAGCCAGCGCAGCCTGGTCAACCAGCGTGAGATCGGTCGCCACTGCGGTGGGTTCGCCCAAGGGCTACGCAGTGCCCTGCGCCAGGACCCGGATGTGATCATGATCGGTGAGCTGCGCGACCTGGAAACCATTCGCCTGGCCTTGCGCGCGGCCGAGACCGGGCACCTGGTGCTGGCGACCGTGCATACGCGTTCGGCGGTTAACAGCATTGACCGGTTGGTGGAGGTGTTTGCTGCCGAGGAAAAGCCGCTGGTGCGGGCGATGCTGGCCGAGTCATTGCGCCTGGTGGTGGCGCAGGTACTGGTCAGGCGTGCGGGCGGTGGGCGGGTTGCGGCGCGGGAAGTGCTGGTGGTGACGCCAGCGGTGCGCAACCTGGTTCGGGAGGGGCGGATGGCGCAGTTGTGTTCGGTGATGCAGACGGGCGGTGCGGACGGGATGCGGACGATGGAGGGGGCGATGCGAGGGTTGAAGGAGAGGGGGCTGATCAGCGATCTATAG
- a CDS encoding YggS family pyridoxal phosphate-dependent enzyme has product MSTLADNLSAISARITSAAQAAGRDPASVQLLAVSKTKPASAIREIHAAGVRDVGENYLQEALTKQQALSDLPLIWHFIGPIQSNKTKAIAEHFDWVHSVDRLKIAQRLSEQRPAGLAPLNICLQVNVSGEDSKSGCAPADLPALAKAVAALPNLCLRGLMAIPEPTDDRAAQEAAFATLRQLQEGLGLGLDTLSMGMSHDLEAAIAQGATWVRIGTALFGARDYGQP; this is encoded by the coding sequence ATGTCCACCCTAGCAGACAACCTTTCCGCTATTTCCGCCCGTATCACCAGCGCTGCCCAGGCTGCCGGGCGCGATCCGGCCAGCGTCCAGTTGCTGGCCGTGAGCAAGACCAAGCCAGCCAGCGCCATCCGTGAGATCCATGCCGCTGGCGTACGCGATGTCGGGGAAAATTACCTACAGGAAGCGCTGACAAAGCAGCAGGCACTCAGCGACCTGCCCTTGATCTGGCACTTCATCGGCCCCATTCAGTCGAACAAGACCAAGGCCATCGCCGAGCATTTCGACTGGGTACATTCCGTGGACCGCCTGAAAATCGCCCAACGCCTGTCGGAGCAGCGCCCGGCCGGGCTGGCGCCACTGAACATCTGCCTGCAGGTGAACGTCAGCGGCGAAGACAGCAAGTCTGGCTGCGCCCCTGCCGACCTGCCGGCCCTGGCCAAGGCGGTAGCCGCGCTGCCCAACCTGTGCCTGCGCGGGCTGATGGCCATCCCCGAACCCACCGACGACCGCGCCGCCCAGGAAGCCGCCTTCGCCACCCTGCGCCAGCTGCAGGAAGGCCTGGGCCTTGGCCTGGACACCCTGTCCATGGGCATGAGCCACGACCTGGAAGCGGCCATTGCACAGGGGGCGACCTGGGTGCGTATCGGCACCGCCCTGTTCGGTGCCCGCGACTACGGGCAGCCCTGA
- the proC gene encoding pyrroline-5-carboxylate reductase, with the protein MSKTRIAFIGAGNMAASLIGGLRAQGLDASQIRASDPGAETRSRIQAEHGIETFENNAQAIDGADVIVLAVKPQVMKAVCQALQPNLQDGQLIVSIAAGITCASLQSWVGARPVVRCMPNTPALLRQGVSGLYATAEVSGAQREQAEQLLSAVGTALWLEQEQQLDAVTAVSGSGPAYFFLLIEAMTAAGEKLGLPRETASQLTLQTALGAARMAVASDVDAAELRRRVTSPAGTTEAAIKSFQASGFEAIVEQALQAAATRSAELAEQLGK; encoded by the coding sequence ATGAGCAAGACTCGTATTGCCTTTATCGGCGCCGGCAACATGGCCGCCAGCCTGATCGGTGGTCTGCGTGCCCAGGGCCTGGACGCCTCGCAGATCCGCGCCAGCGACCCGGGCGCCGAGACCCGCAGCCGCATCCAGGCCGAGCACGGCATCGAAACCTTCGAGAACAACGCCCAGGCCATCGATGGCGCCGACGTCATCGTGCTGGCGGTCAAGCCGCAGGTCATGAAAGCCGTGTGCCAGGCCCTGCAACCGAACCTGCAGGATGGCCAGCTGATCGTTTCCATCGCCGCCGGCATCACCTGCGCCAGCCTGCAGAGCTGGGTGGGCGCTCGCCCGGTGGTGCGCTGCATGCCTAACACTCCGGCACTGCTGCGCCAGGGCGTCAGCGGCCTGTACGCCACCGCCGAAGTGTCCGGCGCACAGCGCGAGCAGGCCGAGCAACTGCTGTCGGCCGTGGGCACCGCCCTGTGGCTGGAACAGGAGCAGCAACTGGACGCCGTGACCGCCGTCTCCGGCAGCGGCCCGGCGTACTTCTTCCTGCTGATCGAGGCCATGACCGCGGCGGGCGAAAAGCTTGGCCTGCCACGTGAAACCGCCTCCCAGCTGACCCTGCAGACAGCCCTGGGCGCCGCGCGCATGGCGGTTGCCAGCGATGTCGATGCCGCCGAACTGCGCCGCCGGGTCACCTCGCCTGCCGGCACCACGGAAGCTGCGATCAAGTCGTTCCAGGCCAGCGGCTTCGAAGCCATCGTCGAACAGGCGCTGCAGGCCGCGGCCACACGCTCCGCAGAGCTGGCCGAACAATTGGGCAAATAA
- a CDS encoding YggT family protein, with the protein MNALSGAAIFVVQTLVSLYLVIVLLRFVLQLVKANFYNPLCQFAVRATQPLLKPIRRVIPSVGGLDTSSLLLSVLIQALLMAFVLMVTYGTFGDILHLLMWAIIGITSLFLKIFWVAMIVMVIVSWVAPNSHNPAAELAYQISEPVLAPFRRIVPNLGGMDISPIFAFLAIQVIQSFVMPPLAAYAGMPQELWRMI; encoded by the coding sequence ATGAATGCACTGTCCGGCGCCGCGATCTTCGTGGTGCAAACCCTGGTCAGCCTGTACCTGGTGATCGTCCTGCTGCGCTTCGTCCTGCAGCTGGTCAAGGCCAACTTCTACAACCCGCTGTGCCAGTTCGCCGTGCGTGCCACACAGCCGCTGCTCAAGCCGATTCGCCGGGTCATCCCCAGCGTCGGCGGGCTGGACACCTCGTCTCTGCTACTGTCGGTGCTCATCCAGGCGCTGCTGATGGCCTTCGTGCTGATGGTCACCTACGGCACCTTCGGTGACATCCTGCACCTGCTGATGTGGGCAATCATCGGTATCACCTCGCTATTCCTGAAGATTTTCTGGGTGGCGATGATCGTCATGGTGATCGTGTCCTGGGTGGCCCCCAACAGCCACAACCCCGCAGCTGAACTGGCCTACCAGATCAGCGAGCCGGTGCTGGCACCGTTCCGCCGCATCGTGCCCAACCTGGGCGGCATGGATATCTCGCCGATCTTCGCCTTCCTTGCGATCCAGGTAATCCAGTCGTTCGTCATGCCGCCGCTGGCCGCCTATGCCGGCATGCCACAAGAGCTGTGGCGGATGATCTGA
- the metX gene encoding homoserine O-succinyltransferase MetX, translating to MSTVFPEDSVGLVVPQTARFDEPLALACGRSLASYELVYETYGTLNASASNAVLICHALSGHHHAAGYHAATDRKPGWWDSCIGPGKPIDTNRFFVVSLNNLGGCNGSTGPSSINPATGKAYGADFPVLTVEDWVHSQVRLAERLGIHQWAAVVGGSLGGMQALQWTISYPERVRHCVDIASAPKLSAQNIAFNEVARQAILTDPEFHGGSFQDQGVIPKRGLMLARMVGHITYLSDDSMGEKFGRELKSDKLNYDFHSVEFQVESYLRYQGEEFSGRFDANTYLLMTKALDYFDPAAAKGGDLAATLDHVKADYCIMSFTTDWRFSPARSREIVDALMAARKNVCYLEIDSPYGHDAFLIPTPRYMQGFSNYMNRIAI from the coding sequence ATGTCCACTGTCTTTCCCGAAGATTCCGTCGGTCTGGTAGTACCGCAAACAGCCCGGTTCGATGAGCCGCTGGCCCTGGCCTGTGGCCGCTCCCTGGCCAGTTATGAACTGGTCTACGAGACCTATGGCACCCTGAACGCCAGCGCGAGCAATGCCGTGCTGATCTGCCATGCCCTGTCCGGCCACCATCATGCCGCTGGCTACCATGCCGCCACCGACCGCAAGCCGGGCTGGTGGGACAGCTGCATCGGCCCTGGCAAGCCGATCGACACCAACCGTTTCTTCGTGGTCAGCCTGAACAACCTGGGCGGCTGCAACGGCAGTACCGGCCCCAGCAGCATCAACCCGGCCACCGGCAAAGCCTATGGCGCCGACTTCCCGGTGCTGACCGTGGAAGACTGGGTACACAGCCAGGTGCGCCTGGCCGAGCGCCTGGGCATCCATCAGTGGGCCGCGGTAGTCGGTGGCAGCCTGGGTGGCATGCAGGCGCTGCAGTGGACCATCAGCTACCCCGAGCGCGTGCGCCATTGCGTCGACATCGCCTCGGCGCCCAAGCTGTCGGCACAGAACATCGCCTTCAACGAAGTGGCACGCCAGGCCATCCTCACCGACCCCGAATTCCACGGCGGTTCGTTCCAGGACCAGGGGGTAATCCCCAAACGCGGCCTGATGCTGGCGCGCATGGTCGGCCACATCACCTATCTGTCGGACGACTCGATGGGTGAAAAATTCGGCCGTGAGCTGAAGAGCGACAAGCTCAACTACGACTTCCACAGCGTCGAATTCCAGGTCGAGAGCTACCTGCGCTATCAGGGCGAGGAGTTCTCCGGCCGTTTCGACGCCAACACCTACCTGCTGATGACCAAGGCGCTGGACTATTTCGACCCGGCTGCAGCCAAAGGCGGCGACCTGGCGGCCACCCTGGACCACGTCAAGGCGGATTACTGCATCATGTCGTTCACTACCGACTGGCGCTTCTCCCCGGCCCGTTCGCGCGAGATCGTCGACGCCCTGATGGCTGCGCGCAAGAACGTCTGCTACCTGGAGATCGACTCGCCTTACGGGCACGATGCCTTCCTGATCCCCACACCTCGCTACATGCAGGGTTTCTCGAACTACATGAACCGCATTGCCATCTGA
- the metW gene encoding methionine biosynthesis protein MetW, translating to MRADLEIIHDWIPAGSRVLDLGCGSGELLASLRDRKQVTGYGLEIDADNIAACVAKGVNVIEQDLDKGLGNFASNSFDVVIMTQALQAVEYPDRILDEMLRVGRQCIITFPNFGHWRCRWYLATKGRMPVSDFMPYTWYNTPNIHFCTFADFEELVHERRAKVLDRLAVDHLHRNGWGGRLWPNLLGEIGIYRVSSPGLQEHQLAV from the coding sequence ATGAGAGCCGATCTGGAAATCATCCACGACTGGATCCCCGCCGGCAGCCGGGTACTCGACCTGGGCTGCGGCAGCGGCGAACTGCTGGCCTCGCTGCGCGACCGCAAGCAGGTCACCGGCTATGGCCTGGAAATCGACGCCGACAACATCGCCGCCTGCGTGGCCAAGGGCGTCAACGTGATCGAGCAGGACCTGGACAAGGGCCTGGGCAACTTCGCCAGCAACAGTTTCGACGTGGTGATCATGACCCAGGCCCTGCAGGCCGTGGAGTACCCCGACCGCATCCTCGACGAGATGCTGCGCGTGGGCCGCCAGTGCATCATCACCTTCCCCAACTTCGGCCACTGGCGTTGCCGCTGGTACCTGGCGACCAAAGGCCGCATGCCGGTATCGGACTTCATGCCGTACACCTGGTACAACACGCCGAACATCCACTTCTGCACCTTCGCCGACTTCGAAGAGCTGGTGCACGAACGCCGGGCCAAGGTGCTCGACCGCCTGGCCGTCGATCACTTGCACCGTAATGGGTGGGGTGGCCGGCTTTGGCCTAATCTTCTAGGTGAGATCGGCATCTATCGCGTCAGCAGCCCGGGCCTGCAAGAGCATCAGCTCGCGGTCTGA